The Streptomonospora litoralis genome window below encodes:
- a CDS encoding DUF1707 SHOCT-like domain-containing protein → MSNGLSPARIRASDSDRERVAAALRAAVEDGRLDPAEFEERADRVYRARTLGELPPVLTDLLAPDQQPIRVDETPLAALFSPLRRSGRWVVRPRESALAVGATLELDLSDALLMRERVELTAVSVFGRIEVTVPEGVRVHIRGRSLLARRSSAVRAPRGGDAPVLEVSGLSLLGSVRIRTARRRGRLRRGRGRRTALE, encoded by the coding sequence GTGAGCAACGGCCTCTCCCCCGCCCGCATCCGCGCCTCCGACTCCGACCGGGAGCGGGTCGCCGCGGCGCTCCGCGCCGCGGTGGAGGACGGGCGGCTGGACCCGGCCGAGTTCGAGGAGCGCGCCGACCGCGTCTACCGCGCGCGCACCCTCGGCGAACTGCCGCCGGTCCTCACCGATCTGCTGGCGCCCGATCAGCAGCCGATCCGGGTGGACGAGACCCCGTTGGCGGCCCTGTTCTCCCCGCTGCGGCGCTCGGGACGGTGGGTGGTGCGCCCGCGCGAGTCCGCGCTGGCCGTCGGCGCCACGCTGGAACTCGATCTGAGCGATGCGCTGCTGATGCGCGAGCGCGTAGAGCTGACGGCGGTCAGCGTCTTCGGGCGGATCGAGGTGACCGTCCCCGAAGGCGTCCGGGTGCACATCCGCGGCCGCTCCCTGCTGGCGCGGCGCAGCTCGGCGGTCCGGGCTCCGCGCGGCGGCGACGCGCCGGTACTGGAGGTCTCGGGGCTCTCCCTGCTCGGCTCGGTGCGGATCCGCACCGCCCGCCGCCGCGGCCGGCTGCGCCGGGGGCGCGGCCGGCGCACGGCGCTGGAGTGA